A stretch of the Synergistes jonesii genome encodes the following:
- a CDS encoding acyl-CoA carboxylase subunit beta, translated as MADKTIDELCAALVAKREKAALGGGEKAIAKQHDKGKMTARERIDAVLDPGSFVEIDEFVEHRCTNFGLDKTTFLGDGVVTGYGTIDGRIVYVFSQDFTVMGGSLGEMHAQKICKVLDLALTNGAPCIGINDSGGARIQEAVDALSGYGKIFFRNVKASGVVPQFSIIAGPCAGGAVYSPALTDFIFMVDKIGIMHITGPQVIKSVTGEDVTSEQIGGARAHNSTSGCAHFFAASEAECYAQVRRVMSFLPSNNMEEPPYKETGDDPARTDAELRNIVPTNPNHGYDVRDVIKKVVDNGDFCEVQELYALNIVTGFARVGGRVIGIIANQARFMAGCLDIDASDKASRHIRICDAFNIPIVTFEDVPGYLPGLKQEMGGIIRHGAKLLYAYSEATAPKITVVMRKAYGGSYLGMCSKDLGADVVLAWPQAQIAVMGAEGAANIIFRKEIEAAEDKGAKRAEKIEEYRESFANPYRAAQRGFVDRVILPEETRPALYQALLMTENKSELRPKRKHGILPN; from the coding sequence ATGGCGGACAAAACGATCGACGAACTGTGCGCTGCTCTTGTTGCCAAACGCGAAAAAGCGGCTCTCGGCGGCGGAGAAAAAGCCATCGCCAAGCAGCACGACAAAGGCAAGATGACGGCACGCGAGCGCATCGACGCAGTTCTTGACCCCGGCAGCTTCGTGGAAATCGATGAATTTGTCGAGCACCGCTGCACCAACTTCGGCCTCGACAAGACGACTTTCCTCGGCGACGGGGTCGTGACCGGCTACGGCACGATAGACGGACGCATCGTCTACGTGTTCAGCCAGGACTTCACGGTAATGGGCGGCTCGCTCGGCGAGATGCACGCCCAGAAGATTTGCAAGGTGTTAGACCTCGCGCTCACCAACGGCGCTCCCTGCATCGGCATCAACGATTCCGGCGGAGCCCGCATTCAGGAAGCGGTAGACGCGCTTTCCGGCTACGGGAAAATATTCTTCCGCAACGTAAAGGCGAGCGGCGTCGTCCCGCAGTTCTCGATAATCGCGGGCCCCTGCGCCGGCGGCGCCGTTTACAGCCCGGCCCTTACCGACTTCATCTTCATGGTCGATAAGATCGGCATCATGCACATCACAGGGCCGCAGGTCATCAAATCGGTGACCGGCGAAGACGTGACCTCCGAGCAGATCGGCGGCGCGCGTGCCCACAACTCGACGTCGGGCTGCGCCCACTTCTTCGCGGCGAGCGAAGCGGAGTGCTACGCTCAGGTGCGCAGGGTGATGAGCTTCCTTCCCAGCAACAACATGGAAGAGCCCCCCTACAAAGAGACCGGCGACGACCCCGCGCGCACGGACGCGGAGCTCCGCAACATCGTCCCGACGAACCCGAACCACGGCTACGACGTCCGCGACGTCATCAAAAAGGTCGTCGACAACGGCGACTTCTGCGAGGTTCAGGAGCTTTACGCGCTGAACATCGTCACCGGCTTTGCGAGAGTCGGCGGACGCGTCATCGGCATCATCGCCAACCAGGCGAGATTCATGGCCGGCTGCCTCGACATCGACGCTTCGGACAAGGCGAGCCGCCACATCCGCATCTGCGACGCCTTCAACATTCCTATAGTAACGTTCGAAGACGTCCCCGGATATCTCCCCGGGCTCAAACAGGAAATGGGCGGCATCATCCGCCACGGCGCTAAGCTGCTCTACGCTTACAGCGAAGCCACGGCGCCGAAGATCACTGTCGTCATGCGCAAGGCGTACGGCGGCTCATACCTCGGCATGTGCAGCAAAGACCTGGGCGCCGACGTCGTCCTTGCGTGGCCCCAGGCTCAGATAGCGGTCATGGGCGCCGAGGGCGCGGCGAACATCATCTTCCGCAAAGAGATCGAAGCGGCCGAGGACAAGGGCGCGAAGCGCGCGGAGAAGATCGAGGAATACAGAGAATCCTTCGCTAATCCGTATCGCGCGGCTCAGCGCGGCTTCGTCGACCGCGTCATACTCCCGGAAGAGACGCGACCGGCGCTCTACCAGGCGCTTCTCATGACGGAGAACAAGAGCGAGCTTCGCCCGAAGCGCAAGCACGGCATACTGCCCAACTAA
- a CDS encoding OadG family protein, translating to MEGHISSYFVGVPGGLIMSFIAFSIVFIVIIGLMLLMMGLEHVCNAIDSVGKSKNNAAPAQKAAPAAPAAGPAPAQAAAAAEDSGELLAVISAAIMAACGATARVTAFAPAKAPASTAWKNVGRLQNTEGC from the coding sequence ATGGAAGGTCATATCAGTTCATACTTCGTCGGCGTCCCCGGCGGGCTGATAATGTCGTTCATCGCGTTCAGCATAGTCTTCATCGTCATAATCGGGCTGATGCTCCTTATGATGGGATTGGAGCACGTATGCAACGCGATAGACAGCGTCGGCAAATCAAAAAATAACGCGGCCCCGGCGCAGAAAGCCGCGCCCGCAGCTCCTGCGGCGGGGCCTGCGCCGGCCCAGGCAGCAGCCGCAGCTGAAGACAGCGGCGAGCTGCTTGCGGTAATTTCGGCCGCGATCATGGCGGCGTGCGGCGCTACGGCGCGGGTAACGGCGTTCGCCCCGGCGAAGGCCCCGGCATCCACGGCGTGGAAGAACGTCGGCAGGCTCCAGAATACAGAAGGCTGCTAA
- a CDS encoding biotin/lipoyl-containing protein, producing the protein MSRKYRVTVNGKAYDVDVEEMGAAAAPVAAPAPAAVPAPAPAPAPAPAPAPAAAPAPAAAPAPAGAGSITAPMPGKVLKVLVAQGAAVTAGQLVIILEAMKMENEIYTAVAGTVSQVCCKEGDTVSTGDTLLVVA; encoded by the coding sequence ATGTCACGCAAATACAGAGTCACCGTAAACGGAAAAGCTTATGATGTAGATGTTGAAGAGATGGGCGCAGCCGCGGCTCCGGTAGCTGCTCCCGCTCCTGCGGCGGTGCCTGCGCCGGCCCCAGCCCCTGCACCAGCCCCCGCGCCAGCGCCCGCGGCGGCGCCGGCTCCTGCGGCGGCTCCCGCACCGGCAGGCGCAGGTTCCATTACGGCCCCGATGCCCGGCAAGGTCCTTAAGGTACTTGTCGCCCAGGGCGCGGCAGTAACGGCCGGACAGCTCGTCATCATCCTTGAAGCTATGAAGATGGAGAACGAGATATACACGGCGGTGGCGGGCACGGTTTCTCAGGTCTGCTGCAAAGAGGGAGACACGGTCAGCACAGGCGACACGCTCCTCGTCGTCGCTTAG
- a CDS encoding sodium ion-translocating decarboxylase subunit beta — MELYLTALKGVVEQSGFVALNVPTLIMLLVAFILLYLAIVKGFEPLLLMPIAFGCLLVNLPLSGIVDPGGFLYFVKFGIDHELYPVIIFMGIGALTDFGPLLANPITFLLGAAAQLGVFFAVIGAMFMGFTIQEAAGIGIIGGADGPTAIYLCAKLARGILPAVAVAAYSYMSLVPLIQPPVIKLLTTKKDRAIKMEQLRPVTRTEKILFPIVSTIACGLVLPASVPLVGMLMFGNLLRECGCTERLSLAAQNEVLNATTIFLGISVGATMSAESFLTMATIKIICLGLIAFIFSTAGGLVFGQIMKILSGGKINPVIGAAGVSAVPMAARVCQKVISKEFPGSYILMHAMGPNVSGVIGTAVAAGAMLTLLTK; from the coding sequence ATGGAACTTTACCTTACCGCGCTTAAAGGCGTGGTTGAACAGTCAGGCTTCGTAGCGCTTAATGTGCCTACGCTCATTATGCTCCTCGTCGCTTTCATACTGCTCTACCTCGCCATTGTGAAGGGCTTCGAGCCGCTTCTGCTCATGCCCATCGCGTTCGGATGCCTTCTCGTCAATCTGCCGCTCTCCGGCATCGTTGACCCAGGGGGCTTCCTCTACTTCGTAAAATTCGGCATCGACCATGAGCTCTACCCCGTCATCATATTCATGGGTATAGGAGCTCTTACGGACTTTGGACCGCTGCTCGCGAACCCGATCACCTTCCTTCTCGGGGCCGCGGCCCAGCTCGGCGTGTTCTTCGCGGTCATCGGCGCGATGTTCATGGGCTTCACGATTCAGGAAGCGGCCGGCATAGGCATCATCGGCGGCGCCGACGGCCCGACGGCGATCTACCTCTGCGCGAAGCTTGCCAGGGGCATCCTTCCCGCCGTAGCGGTCGCCGCCTACAGCTACATGTCGCTCGTACCGCTCATCCAGCCGCCTGTGATCAAATTGCTCACGACGAAAAAGGACCGCGCCATCAAAATGGAACAGCTTCGCCCCGTAACGCGCACGGAAAAAATTCTCTTCCCGATCGTCTCGACGATCGCCTGCGGACTCGTCCTTCCCGCGTCGGTGCCCCTCGTCGGCATGTTGATGTTCGGCAACCTGCTGCGCGAATGCGGCTGCACGGAGCGCCTTTCGCTCGCGGCGCAGAATGAAGTGCTCAACGCCACGACGATATTCCTGGGAATCTCCGTCGGAGCCACGATGAGCGCCGAGTCCTTCCTTACGATGGCCACGATCAAGATCATCTGCCTCGGACTCATCGCTTTCATATTCAGTACGGCGGGAGGCCTTGTTTTCGGGCAGATCATGAAGATACTTTCCGGCGGCAAAATCAACCCCGTCATCGGAGCGGCCGGCGTTTCGGCCGTCCCCATGGCGGCGCGCGTCTGCCAGAAGGTCATCTCGAAGGAGTTCCCCGGAAGCTATATACTGATGCACGCGATGGGCCCGAACGTATCCGGGGTCATCGGCACGGCCGTCGCTGCCGGAGCTATGCTTACGCTGCTGACGAAATAA